Proteins encoded together in one Drosophila albomicans strain 15112-1751.03 chromosome 2R, ASM965048v2, whole genome shotgun sequence window:
- the LOC117573378 gene encoding uncharacterized protein LOC117573378 isoform X16 has translation MAFSTQKEFFHVPFMNESIDFECTDVCVKLKSYPSTNDDRSWSADEEKKSRFVSDLVSCNTPIFWRRGPEGGEPYDRPGGGPGGRGAGGPGGRGGPDDGYYDGRTGKPGQDGGRGGGRGKQGGRGGDGQDRGGGRPGRGRGQGPADGYGGRGQDQYGRGGPDQGRGPGVDGRSGKGRGQGQGPGGYGGTGQDQGGRGPGQGEGSGGYGGSGQDQRGRAPGQGPGGYGGPGQDYGGRGPGQGQGPGGYGGSGQDQGGRGPGQGAGGPGQGPGGYGGPGQDQGGRGPGQGPASGYGSPGQDQGGRGQGQGPGGYGAPGQDQGGRGQGQGTGGPGQGPGGYGGRGQDQGGRGPGQGPASGYGSPGQDQGGRGQGQGPGGYGGPGQDQGGRGPGQGPASGYGSPGQDQGRRGQGQGPGGYGVSGQDQGGRGPGQGQGPGGYGGPGQDQGGRGPGQGQGPGGYGGPGQDQGGRGPGQGRDGGRPDQGQGPGGYGVSGQDQGGRGPGQAQGPGGGPGQGQGPGSRGSYSGSGQDRDGRGPGQGQGPGGYGGPGQDQGGRGPGQGLGPGGYGGPGQDQGGRGPGQGRDGGRPDQGQGPGGYGVSGQDQGGRGPGQAQGPGGGPGQGQGPGSRGSYGGPGQDRDGRGPGQGQGPGGPGQDQGGRGPGQGQGPGGYGGPGQDQGGRGPGQGQGPGGYGGPGQDQGGRGPGQGQGPGGYGGPGQDQGGRGPGQGRDGGRPDQGQGPGGYGVSGQDQGGRGPGQAQGPGGGPGQGQGPGSRGSYGGPGQDRDGRGPGQGQGPGGYGGPGQDQGGRGPGQGRDGGGPGQGQGPGGGPGQDQGGRGLGQVQGPGGGPGQGQGPGSRGSYGGPGHDGDKRGQGQGQGQGGYGGPGQDQGVRGPGQGQGPGGYGGPGQDQGGRGPGQGRDGGGPGQGQGPGGYGSPGQDRGGRGPAQGTDIGGSGQGQGTGPYGGVDQGGRGPGQGRDGVGQGQGPGGFRSPGQEQGGSRQGGPGQEQERRGSRIGADKGPGQADQGGRGSGQGRDGGPGVRPGQGGPGPVQGQRGSRAQDGQAPGRAQGPGAYGAQGLDQGGRGYDQGRDGGAPGHGHGPTGFSGGPGQGQDPGGYGAGQGGGPGGYGGGPGKQGGGPGGYGGGPGKQGGGPGGYGGGPGGPGDPRGSLGISDGNPLVGDALINAADETIDNMKDVMAKNNLLPKEIIDELDRSTPPRVENAEIKRIMNQRYDPDKSRELRDKIAELEGSGKISPNDANGLYNLQRSIDDMNTAHEILEVENANLRRLIEKQSRRVSMETIKVDPERSNDVNYLQNKIDGMSKELLVLRQFEEDVMASGGPGSPGGTGRQQPPDLDVETIQQMLSERGGLRNKINTLGYLDKVGPLKKKKGDANYAAGDLARNLEEQNQYIHDMECDIEEMQKYYETEVEQSKYNEELLKCTCNELQQQVIALQPAAQRCKCMQLEIDVLRNELRKRDLALNSYDCQYQQLMNVICELNQKYGNQRGDCPTFEVAECPNVGDDLAFYTGATLEHIRNELDKQVDCFKQMNQNKYSGGQDINNLQDCMDELERLRKLLGEKDGQLGVLIEDNECMCEAALESNKRLNQLDQKVRDLDRDTRYMEDGMRESIGLIQEIGDVARENERLKDRVNNMKTSELQDLTDDLKRQLEDCMKNKQMCEEINKNFKDALRELGADPDNIEKEAKEKIEQQWKAEEEAKRAAEAQAKADEEAKAERMREQARELAEQKAAEDTGKPGEEPSEERQAEGRDALTETPGAKPTGPEVEKITKAEPEQAEAVLREVPKATDRAPSQPGIKSAEAEKAAAKPSDKPVEKPADASADKVADKLVDKPADKSADRPADKPADKAADKPADKAADKPADKAADKPADKSADKQAEKAADKKDVDKPAEKAADKPKDAGKPEPTSAGAAAGQTPAAKAAEKAPAQPITSDPSAAKAGGEKPTAEAVGAKSGAPAADKSGAPAADKAGAATAGQPTEKAVTPPAAAAGAAKQETTGQPTKPAEKSPGQPVTAAGGTKPGEAASDAPPVSAAKKPAAAEQAKAVEKPGVQPTATAAVEKPAAAGQGAKAAEKTGGQPAQAAVAEKPAAAGQPAEKAATQPTGAAGGAKQGPTGAAAKPAEKTPGQPTTATGGPKPGATTGDKTSAPGEKARASGQPGAKPAGAAAGAAGERKGLAAKPGLQGPGKERHGDEGISGAAGGKAAKAPKGKGDDYGRRGKKGSKHMDDTTEEQFDEFVRNTVKTLSAGEIDGVGLERELRKILDMFIDECGFCFCKCNIPKSRFYAICHRLYHHGLHTLDFKDLAYMHKRIFAAAENILPGALFNIIMKDIIAGNSQSLAPLCAPKETPVAEQQCCSCKSSLCCDDTEEKLMIKVMRLENDIENAKMCLKNLKSIPSNISIEAFRMEGGDSPVKDRVLRSSRGGNSIIMYKHIKQARNVKKSVVANN, from the exons ATGGCTTTCTCCACCCAAAAAGAGTTCTTTCATGTGCCATTTATGAATGAGTCTATCGACTTTGAATGCACAGACGTATGCGTGAAGTTAAAGAGTTATCCATCGACAAACGATGATCGATCCTGGTCGGCTGATGAAGAGAAGAAATCACGATTTGTCTCGGACTTAGTGTCCTGCAATACACCCATTTTTTGGCGCCGGGGCCCTGAAGGAGGAGAACCTTACGACAGACCTGGAGGCGGTCCAGGCGGCAGAGGCGCTGGTGGACCTGGAGGCAGAGGGGGACCTGACGATGGCTATTATGACGGTAGGACGGGTAAGCCTGGTCAGGATGGCGGTAGGGGTGGAGGAAGGGGAAAGCAAGGCGGTAGAGGCGGGGATGGCCAGGATAGAGGTGGGGGAAGGCCAGGTCGGGGTAGAGGTCAAGGCCCAGCTGATGGCTACGGAGGTCGAGGACAGGATCAATACGGACGCGGAGGACCTGATCAGGGCAGAGGCCCTGGTGTAGATGGGCGGTCAGGGAAAGGACGAGGGCAAGGACAAGGTCCGGGGGGCTATGGGGGAACTGGGCAAGATCAAGGCGGACGTGGACCTGGTCAAGGAGAGGGATCCGGGGGTTATGGAGGCTCCGGCCAGGATCAACGTGGTCGGGCACCAGGACAAGGTCCAGGTGGTTATGGAGGCCCTGGTCAGGATTATGGTGGACGCGGGCCAGGTCAGGGACAAGGACCCGGGGGCTATGGAGGCTCTGGCCAGGATCAGGGTGGACGGGGACCAGGACAGGGAGCAGGAGGTCCTGGCCAGGGACCAGGTGGGTATGGAGGGCCTGGCCAGGATCAGGGTGGACGTGGACCAGGTCAGGGTCCAGCTTCTGGTTATGGGAGTCCTGGTCAAGATCAGGGCGGGCGAGGTCAAGGCCAGGGACCAGGTGGTTATGGAGCTCCTGGCCAGGATCAGGGTGGACGGGGACAAGGACAGGGAACAGGAGGTCCTGGCCAGGGACCAGGTGGGTATGGAGGGCGTGGCCAGGATCAGGGTGGACGTGGACCAGGTCAGGGACCAGCTTCTGGTTATGGGAGTCCTGGTCAAGATCAGGGTGGGCGAGGTCAAGGCCAGGGACCAG GTGGGTATGGAGGGCCTGGCCAGGATCAGGGTGGACGTGGACCAGGTCAGGGACCAGCTTCTGGTTATGGGAGTCCTGGTCAAGATCAGGGTAGGCGAGGTCAAGGCCAGGGACCAGGTGGATATGGAGTCTCTGGCCAGGATCAAGGTGGACGAGGACCAGGTCAAGGACAGGGACCTGGTGGTTATGGTGGTCCTGGCCAAGATCAAGGTGGACGAGGACCAG GTCAAGGACAGGGACCTGGTGGTTATGGTGGTCCTGGCCAAGATCAAGGTGGACGAGGACCAG GTCAGGGTAGAGACGGTGGACGACCCGATCAGGGGCAGGGACCCGGTGGTTATGGAGTTTCGGGACAAGATCAGGGTGGACGTGGGCCGGGTCAAGCCCAGGGACCAGGAGGAGGTCCTGGTCAGGGACAAGGCCCTGGCAGTCGTGGTAGTTATAGTGGTTCAGGCCAAGATCGGGATGGGCGTGGACCAGGTCAAGGACAGGGACCTGGTGGTTATGGTGGTCCTGGCCAAGATCAAGGTGGACGAGGACCAGGTCAAGGACTGGGACCTGGGGGTTATGGTGGTCCTGGCCAAGATCAGGGTGGACGAGGACCAGGTCAGGGTAGAGACGGTGGACGACCCGATCAGGGGCAGGGACCCGGTGGTTATGGAGTTTCGGGACAAGATCAGGGTGGACGTGGGCCGGGTCAAGCCCAGGGACCAGGAGGAGGTCCTGGTCAGGGACAAGGCCCTGGCAGTCGTGGTAGCTACGGCGGTCCAGGTCAGGATCGGGATGGGCGTGGACCAGGTCAAGGACAGGGACCTGGTGGTCCTGGCCAAGATCAGGGTGGACGAGGACCAGGTCAAGGACAGGGACCTGGTGGTTATGGTGGTCCTGGCCAAGATCAGGGTGGACGAGGACCAGGTCAAGGACAGGGACCTGGGGGTTATGGTGGTCCTGGCCAAGATCAAGGTGGACGAGGACCGGGTCAAGGACAGGGACCTGGTGGTTATGGTGGTCCTGGCCAAGATCAAGGTGGACGAGGACCAGGTCAGGGTAGAGACGGTGGACGACCCGATCAGGGGCAGGGGCCCGGTGGTTATGGAGTTTCTGGTCAGGATCAGGGTGGACGTGGGCCGGGACAAGCCCAGGGACCAGGAGGAGGTCCTGGTCAGGGACAAGGCCCTGGCAGTCGTGGTAGTTACGGCGGTCCAGGTCAGGATCGGGATGGGCGTGGACCAGGTCAAGGACAGGGACCTGGTGGTTATGGTGGTCCTGGCCAAGATCAAGGTGGACGAGGACCAGGTCAGGGTAGAGACGGTGGAGGACCCGGTCAGGGACAGGGGCCTGGGGGAGGACCGGGTCAGGATCAGGGTGGGCGGGGACTGGGTCAAGTCCAGGGACCAGGTGGAGGTCCTGGACAGGGACAAGGACCTGGAAGTCGTGGTAGCTATGGTGGGCCAGGCCATGATGGAGATAAGCGAGGCCAAGGTCAGGGTCAGGGCCAAGGTGGCTATGGAGGTCCCGGACAGGATCAAGGTGTACGAGGACCAGGTCAAGGACAGGGACCTGGTGGTTATGGTGGTCCTGGCCAAGATCAGGGTGGACGAGGACCAGGTCAGGGTAGAGATGGTGGGGGCCCCGGACAGGGACAAGGGCCAGGCGGCTATGGAAGTCCAGGTCAGGATCGCGGCGGGCGTGGTCCAGCTCAAGGAACAGACATTGGAGGATCGGGTCAGGGGCAAGGAACAGGGCCATACGGTGGGGTAGACCAGGGTGGACGTGGGCCGGGACAAGGGCGAGATGGAGTAGGTCAAGGCCAGGGTCCAGGGGGCTTTAGAAGTCCCGGCCAAGAGCAGGGTGGAAGTAGACAAGGCGGTCCAGGACAAGAACAGGAGCGACGTGGGTCACGTATTGGAGCTGATAAGGGACCAGGACAGGCAGATCAGGGCGGCCGTGGGTCAGGTCAAGGACGAGACGGTGGACCAGGTGTAAGACCGGGCCAAGGTGGTCCCGGTCCAGTGCAGGGGCAACGTGGATCTCGTGCACAAGACGGACAAGCACCAGGTCGGGCACAGGGCCCGGGTGCTTACGGAGCACAGGGTTTGGACCAAGGCGGACGAGGTTACGACCAAGGCCGAGATGGTGGAGCTCCAGGGCATGGTCATGGACCGACTGGATTTTCTGGAGGTCCAGGTCAAGGACAAGATCCAGGGGGTTATGGAGCCGGCCAGGGAGGAGGACCTGGAGGATATGGTGGTGGCCCAGGAAAACAAGGTGGTGGTCCAGGAGGTTATGGTGGTGGCCCAGGAAAGCAAGGGGGTGGTCCTGGAGGTTATGGTGGTGGCCCGGGTGGCCCTGGTGATCCTCGAGGAAGTCTTGGCATCTCTGATGGAAATCCGTTGGTCGGTGATGCTTTAATCAATGCTGCTGACGAAACAATTGACAATATGAAGGACGTAATGgctaaaaacaatttactaCCAAAAGAAATTATCGATGAACTGGATAGATCAACACCACCCAGGGTAGAAAATGCCGAGATAAAGCGAATTATGAATCAACGTTACGATCCGGACAAAAGCAGGGAACTTAGAGATAAGATCGCCGAACTTGAAGGCTCTGGGAAGATCAGTCCCAATGATGCAAATGGACTTTACAATCTGCAGAGATCTATTGATGATATGAACACAGCTCATGAAATTCTAGAAGTGGAAAATGCAAATCTGCGACGTCTCATTGAGAAGCAGTCCAGGCGCGTATCAATGGAGACCATTAAAGTCGATCCTGAGAGAAGCAATGACGTTAACtacttgcaaaataaaatcgatGGCATGAGTAAAGAACTTTTGGTGCTGCGACAATTTGAAGAAGATGTTATGGCATCTGGCGGGCCTGGTAGTCCTGGCGGCACTGGCAGGCAACAACCACCTGATTTGGACGTCGAAACTATTCAACAAATGTTATCGGAGCGAGGCGGATTACGCAACAAGATTAACACGCTAGGTTATCTTGATAAGGTTGGTCcattgaagaagaaaaaggGTGATGCCAATTATGCCGCTGGAGACCTAGCACGAAATCTTGAAGaacaaaatcaatatattCATGATATGGAATGCGACATTGaagaaatgcaaaagtattACGAAACCGAAGTGGAACAGTCCAAATATAATGAGGAATTGCTTAAG TGCACCTGTAATGAGCTACAACAGCAAGTGATTGCTCTCCAACCTGCGGCTCAGCGTTGTAAGTGCATGCAATTAGAGATCGACGTGCTCCGCAATGAACTCCGTAAACGAGATCTTGCTTTGAATTCTTACGATTGCCAGTACCAACAGTTAATg AACGTCATCTGTGAGTTAAACCAAAAGTATGGAAATCAGCGAGGCGATTGTCCAACATTTGAAGTAGCTGAGTGTCCTAATGTGGGTGATGATCTAGCTTTCTATACAGGCGCCACGTTGGAGCACATTCGGAATGAATTGGATAAACAGGTCGACTGCTTCAAGCAAATGAATCAGAATAAATATTCGGGTGGCCAAGATATCAACAATTTACAAGACTGCATGGACGAATTAGAACGCCTTAGGAAGTTATTGGGAGAAAAGGATGGCCAGTTGGGTGTATTAATTGAGGACAACGAGTGCATGTGCGAGGCTGCACTCGAGAGTAATAAGCGTCTGAACCAATTGGATCAAAAGGTTCGTGATTTGGATAGGGACACACGGTATATGGAAGATGGGATGCGCGAGAGCATAGGTCTAATACAGGAAATTGGAGATGTTGCTAGAGAGAATGAAAGGCTTAAGGATAGAGTTAACAATATGAAAACTTCAGAGCTTCAAGATTTAACTGACGATCTGAAGAGGCAATTGGAAGACTGCATGAAGAACAAGCAGATGTGTGAAGAAATTAACAAGAATTTTAAGGACGCATTAAGGGAACTCGGTGCTGATCCcgataatattgaaaaagaaGCTAAAGAAAAAATAGAGCAGCAATGGAAGgccgaagaagaagcaaagcGAGCGGCTGAAGCTCAAGCTAAGGCAGATGAAGAGGCCAAGGCTGAAAGAATGCGCGAACAAGCAAGAGAGCTAGCTGAACAAAAAGCAGCTGAAGATACAGGTAAACCAGGGGAAGAACCAAGTGAAGAACGTCAAGCAGAAGGTCGAGATGCATTAACGGAGACACCCGGTGCTAAGCCGACTGGGCCAGAAGTTGAAAAGATTACAAAAGCTGAACCCGAACAAGCAGAAGCTGTGCTAAGAGAAGTACCTAAGGCTACAGATCGTGCACCAAGTCAACCAGGAATCAAATCAGCTGAAGCTGAGAAAGCCGCAGCAAAGCCCAGCGATAAACCCGTAGAAAAACCAGCTGATGCGTCAGCTGACAAGGTAGCCGATAAACTAGTTGACAAACCAGCTGATAAGTCAGCTGATAGGCCAGCTGATAAACCAGCTGACAAGGCAGCTGATAAACCAGCTGACAAGGCAGCTGATAAGCCAGCTGACAAGGCAGCTGATAAGCCAGCTGACAAATCAGCTGACAAACAAGCTGAGAAAGCAGCTGACAAAAAGGATGTTGACAAACCAGCTGAGAAAGCAGCTGATAAACCAAAGGATGCAGGAAAACCTGAACCGACGTCAGCCGGAGCAGCAGCGGGACAAACACCTGCTGCTAAGGCTGCTGAAAAAGCACCTGCACAACCGATAACTTCTGACCCATCGGCTGCTAAAGCTGGTGGTGAGAAACCAACTGCCGAAGCTGTGGGAGCTAAATCGGGAGCGCCTGCTGCGGATAAGTCCGGAGCACCGGCAGCTGATAAAGCAGGGGCAGCGACAGCGGGTCAACCTACTGAGAAAGCAGTCACAcctcctgctgctgcagccggAGCTGCGAAGCAGGAAACAACTGGACAACCTACTAAGCCAGCAGAAAAATCACCTGGACAGCCGGTTACAGCTGCTGGTGGGACCAAGCCGGGAGAAGCAGCATCTGATGCACCACCAGTATCCGCGGCGAAAAAACCTGCAGCAGCTGAACAAGCTAAGGCAGTTGAAAAACCAGGTGTCCAGCCTACCGCGACAGCAGCCGTTGAAAAGCCCGCAGCAGCAGGTCAAGGTGCCAAGGCGGCTGAAAAAACTGGAGGACAGCCTGCCCAGGCAGCAGTCGCTGAGAAGCCTGCAGCTGCGGGACAACCTGCTGAGAAAGCAGCAACTCAACCTACTGGAGCAGCCGGTGGTGCTAAACAGGGACCAACTGGTGCGGCTGCTAAGCCAGCAGAAAAAACTCCTGGGCAACCAACTACAGCTACAGGAGGGCCTAAACCGGGTGCAACAACAGGCGATAAAACTTCAGCACCAGGAGAAAAGGCCAGAGCGTCCGGACAGCCGGGCGCCAAgccagctggagcagcagctggtgcTGCAGGGGAAAGAAAAGGCTTGGCGGCAAAGCCAGGCTTACAAGGCCCTGGAAAGGAGAGACATGGGGATGAGGGAATTAGCGGAGCTGCTGGAGGCAAAGCTGCGAAAGCTCCCAAAGGTAAAGGTGATGATTACGGGCGTCGCGGAAAGAAGGGTTCCAAGCATATGGACGATACCACCGAGGAGCAGTTCGATGAGTTTGTAAGAAATACCGTGAAAACTCTATCGGCTGGCGAAATCGATGGTGTTGGCTTGGAAAGAGAATTGCGAAAAATACTGGACATGTTTATCGACGAGTGTGGTTTCTGCTTTTGCAAATGTAACATTCCCAAAAGCCGATTCTATGCCATTTGTCATCGACTATATCACCATGGTCTACACACTTTGGACTTTAAGGATCTGGCCTACATGCATAAGCGAATTTTTGCCGCAGCAGAGAACATACTTCCTGGCGCTCTCTTTAATATCATAATGAAAGACATTATCGCCGGCAATTCACAGAGCCTGGCTCCGCTGTGCGCTCCTAAAGAAACTCCTGTGGCGGAACAACAATGCTGCTCATGCAAAAGTTCTCTTTGTTGCGATGATACTGAAGAAAAACTCATGATTAAAG TAATGCGACTTGAGAATGATATTGAGAATGCCAAAATGTgcttaaagaatttaaaaagcaTACCATCGAATATTTCCATTGAAGCATTTCGTATGGAAGGGGGCGATAGTCCAGTAAA